GCCAAAAACACCTGCAACAAAAGCATTTATTATGTTTAAATGCAATGTTAAGCCAAAAATCGAGCCAAAAAAATTAAAAATCAAAAGAAAAATATAGCCAATTATAGAATTTATGACAAATTTAAAAAGTATTTTTATAGACTTTCCAAAAAGCCAAACTATAAATGCAAGTATTATGATTCCTATTGCAAACGAAAAAAAGCCTGGCAAAAGCACAAAACCACCTCACAACATAATTATACACCTATTATATCATATTAAAAATAGATTAGAACACATAAAGACATGTTGAATTAAACTTAAAGTTAATATAAAATTAAATAGTGTTTAACAAATAAATAGTAAGGAGTCGGTATCTTATGATTCTTTTAATCAAAGCTTTTATACTTGGTATCGTAGAAGGCTTGACTGAATTTCTGCCTGTATCTTCAACAGGCCATCTGATCATCGTTGGGGATTTATTAAACTTTAAAGGTGCCTATGCCACAATGTTTGAAGTGGTCATACAACTAGGTGCTATACTTGCCATCGTATATTATTACAGAGAAAAAATATGGAATTCTCTTAAAAATCTAGCACCTAATAAATGGGGATTCAGATTATGGCTTAAGATCGTCATCGCTTTCATTCCATCAGCAATTTTAGGACTTCTGCTAAATGATTTTATCGATAAACATTTATTCTCACCTTTTACAGTATCAATAGCACTTGTGATAGGTGCAATAATGATGATTATTGTAGAAAACGCATTTTCCAACTATAAAATCGATGACATGGATAAAGTAACCCCAAAAAAGTCTTTTTGGATTGGAGTTGCACAATGTATGTCCCTATTCCCCGGTATGTCAAGATCGGCATCGACGATTATGGGTGGCATGATGGCAGGGCTATCAGTAAAGGCTGCTGCAGAGTTTTCATTTTTCTTGGCTA
The window above is part of the Thermoanaerobacterium sp. PSU-2 genome. Proteins encoded here:
- a CDS encoding undecaprenyl-diphosphate phosphatase, encoding MILLIKAFILGIVEGLTEFLPVSSTGHLIIVGDLLNFKGAYATMFEVVIQLGAILAIVYYYREKIWNSLKNLAPNKWGFRLWLKIVIAFIPSAILGLLLNDFIDKHLFSPFTVSIALVIGAIMMIIVENAFSNYKIDDMDKVTPKKSFWIGVAQCMSLFPGMSRSASTIMGGMMAGLSVKAAAEFSFFLAIPTMFGATVVSLHKGIATMTSIEWEALAVGFIMSFIVALIVVDKFLSYLKSHPLRPFAYYRLIVGIIMIGLVLTNIVK
- a CDS encoding pro-sigmaK processing inhibitor BofA family protein; the encoded protein is MLLPGFFSFAIGIIILAFIVWLFGKSIKILFKFVINSIIGYIFLLIFNFFGSIFGLTLHLNIINAFVAGVFGIPGIIVLLILKYLFKISF